Proteins from a single region of Gammaproteobacteria bacterium:
- a CDS encoding rubrerythrin — protein MQQLDLKQAIREAIQTEKDAMDYYNFAAEKAFDERV, from the coding sequence ATGCAGCAACTGGATCTCAAGCAGGCCATCCGGGAAGCCATCCAGACCGAAAAGGACGCGATGGATTACTACAATTTCGCGGCCGAAAAGGCCTTCGACGAGCGGGT